Proteins encoded within one genomic window of Eleutherodactylus coqui strain aEleCoq1 chromosome 1, aEleCoq1.hap1, whole genome shotgun sequence:
- the MSANTD4 gene encoding myb/SANT-like DNA-binding domain-containing protein 4 isoform X1: MTLQPSMIKQLKRKRKSNFSVQETQTLLTEIKKRRDVIFSKQLNTTINEMKRKAWEEIAECVNALGEGEQRTGTEVKRRYLDWRSLIKRKSLNSDLKIGNSGMTLPLSDLDSIIDDSDEKPSGLMNDSSLEWKNGPDVREANESMTEIKVEEEEEPQSFEGPSWKKRISHPCFGIQFNSRQNRIVYNQTSSEEKFEMEEDEMLSTVLPDSREENDLPEEFPRIEEFGTLSSIARIPYKDSQLLISLEKQKLEMERQRLSIEAERLQVEKERLQIERERLRHLDMEHERLQLEKERLQIEREKLRLQVMHAEKANLENDFVPAEKTILQPLDIEAEKLKLEREHLQLEKERLQLLKFESEKLHIEKERLQVEKERLRIQREGHLQ, translated from the exons atgaccttGCAGCCGTCTATGATAAaacagttaaaaagaaaaaggaaaagtaatTTTAGTGTCCAAGAAACGCAGACGTTACTAACAGAAATAAAAAAGAGGAGAGATGTCATTTTTTCGAAACAGCTCAACACCACCATTAACGAAATGAAGCGCAAAGCCTGGGAAGAAATAGCGGAATGCGTGAATGCACTCGGAGAAGGGGAACAAAGGACGGGAACTGAAGTGAAACGAAGATATCTTGATTGGAGGTccctcataaaaaggaaaagtctgAATTCAGATCTTAAAATAGGAAATTCAGGTATGACCCTACCACTGTCGGATCTGGACTCTATAATTGATGACTCCGATGAGAAGCCAAGTGGGCTAATGAATGACTCTAGCTTGGAGTGGAAAAATGGTCCGGATGTCAGAGAAGCCAATGAGTCTATGACTGAAATCAAagttgaagaagaagaagaacctCAGAGCTTTGAA GGTCCTAGCTGGAAAAAGAGAATTTCACATCCTTGCTTTGGAATCCAGTTCAACTCCCGTCAAAATAGAATTGTGTATAATCAGACGTCTAGTGAAGAGAAG TTCGAAATGGAAGAAGATGAAATGTTATCAACAGTTTTACCCGACTCTAGAGAAGAAAACGACCTTCCAGAGGAATTCCCAAGAATTGAGGAGTTTGGCACCTTAAGTTCTATAGCTAGAATCCCATATAAAGATTCCCAGCTCCTTATTAGTCTAGAGAAGCAGAAGTTGGAGATGGAAAGACAACGCCTAAGCATCGAAGCTGAGAGACTACAAGTAGAAAAAGAAAGATTGCAAATTGAAAGAGAGCGATTGCGGCACTTAGACATGGAGCATGAAAGACTGCAGCTTGAAAAAGAGCGTTTGCAAATTGAGCGAGAGAAGCTCAGGCTACAAGTCATGCACGCGGAGAAGGCCAACCTAGAGAATGATTTTGTGCCGGCGGAAAAGACTATATTGCAGCCCTTGGACATAGAAGCTGAAAAATTAAAACTGGAAAGGGAACATCTTCAACTAGAAAAGGAGAGGCTACAGCTCTTAAAGTTCGAGTCTGAGAAGCTTCACATAGAGAAGGAACGTCTGCAAGTTGAAAAGGAACGTCTACGAATTCAAAGAGAAGGGCACTTACAATAA
- the MSANTD4 gene encoding myb/SANT-like DNA-binding domain-containing protein 4 isoform X2, with protein MTLQPSMIKQLKRKRKSNFSVQETQTLLTEIKKRRDVIFSKQLNTTINEMKRKAWEEIAECVNALGEGEQRTGTEVKRRYLDWRSLIKRKSLNSDLKIGNSGMTLPLSDLDSIIDDSDEKPSGLMNDSSLEWKNGPDVREANESMTEIKVEEEEEPQSFEFEMEEDEMLSTVLPDSREENDLPEEFPRIEEFGTLSSIARIPYKDSQLLISLEKQKLEMERQRLSIEAERLQVEKERLQIERERLRHLDMEHERLQLEKERLQIEREKLRLQVMHAEKANLENDFVPAEKTILQPLDIEAEKLKLEREHLQLEKERLQLLKFESEKLHIEKERLQVEKERLRIQREGHLQ; from the exons atgaccttGCAGCCGTCTATGATAAaacagttaaaaagaaaaaggaaaagtaatTTTAGTGTCCAAGAAACGCAGACGTTACTAACAGAAATAAAAAAGAGGAGAGATGTCATTTTTTCGAAACAGCTCAACACCACCATTAACGAAATGAAGCGCAAAGCCTGGGAAGAAATAGCGGAATGCGTGAATGCACTCGGAGAAGGGGAACAAAGGACGGGAACTGAAGTGAAACGAAGATATCTTGATTGGAGGTccctcataaaaaggaaaagtctgAATTCAGATCTTAAAATAGGAAATTCAGGTATGACCCTACCACTGTCGGATCTGGACTCTATAATTGATGACTCCGATGAGAAGCCAAGTGGGCTAATGAATGACTCTAGCTTGGAGTGGAAAAATGGTCCGGATGTCAGAGAAGCCAATGAGTCTATGACTGAAATCAAagttgaagaagaagaagaacctCAGAGCTTTGAA TTCGAAATGGAAGAAGATGAAATGTTATCAACAGTTTTACCCGACTCTAGAGAAGAAAACGACCTTCCAGAGGAATTCCCAAGAATTGAGGAGTTTGGCACCTTAAGTTCTATAGCTAGAATCCCATATAAAGATTCCCAGCTCCTTATTAGTCTAGAGAAGCAGAAGTTGGAGATGGAAAGACAACGCCTAAGCATCGAAGCTGAGAGACTACAAGTAGAAAAAGAAAGATTGCAAATTGAAAGAGAGCGATTGCGGCACTTAGACATGGAGCATGAAAGACTGCAGCTTGAAAAAGAGCGTTTGCAAATTGAGCGAGAGAAGCTCAGGCTACAAGTCATGCACGCGGAGAAGGCCAACCTAGAGAATGATTTTGTGCCGGCGGAAAAGACTATATTGCAGCCCTTGGACATAGAAGCTGAAAAATTAAAACTGGAAAGGGAACATCTTCAACTAGAAAAGGAGAGGCTACAGCTCTTAAAGTTCGAGTCTGAGAAGCTTCACATAGAGAAGGAACGTCTGCAAGTTGAAAAGGAACGTCTACGAATTCAAAGAGAAGGGCACTTACAATAA